In Portunus trituberculatus isolate SZX2019 chromosome 16, ASM1759143v1, whole genome shotgun sequence, the genomic window tgagtggatGGGGGGGTTGTATGATTGCAAGCAGTAGTAAGATTCACATACTTGGCAAAAAACTCGAGAGAAGGTCTGTCTCCAGCCTCTGTGTTCAGAGCGACGCCCATTAATGAGACCTCTCCAATGTTAGCCTCACTTATTCCCAGCTCGTCCACGGCCTCTTGCCTCGCTGATCCCCACACCTGTGACAGTATTTGATTGTCATAGGCACACCTGTGGTTGGATGTATCGTCGCTTCCTATATTCAGCATGAGTCATGCTTCTCAtcatattttataattttccatctgtttttAATCATTGCAACAGTTACAGAAAGTGAGTAGGTGAAAGGCCAGAAGAGTGATTAGTCTTTGAGTCAACATGCTTACCCACCTCCTGCAATACGGCTTCTTCTGGTTTGAAGTGACAATAGTCAGGCTTCAGTGACCCGTCTGGCAGGAAAATATTGTTTGGTTCTGGATGTCCGCCTGGCCTGTCGAGTGCCCCAGGGTACTCTCCCGTCCACTGTGCCCGTCGAGTCACCACCAGACAGGCATCGGAAGTTACAGCAATTAGACCAACTCCTATAAGAGATTCCCTTTAGTTTAAACACTACTGATATATTGGTAATGTTTTAAAACTTGTGTTTTCAGCCTCAAATTATACACATTACGTACCCAATACATCTGACATATACGCCTGTTTGTTAGAGAAATCATTCGCCCCCTTAGCTTGGAGTAAAGGAAAGTTTTCTGACAAGTTGGTTCCACACAGGTCTTTGTAACAAGTCAGGCCGAGGCGCAGCACTAAGTTTCGCTGCGTCATTTCACACCCAGCCAGTCGAAATTTAGATGCGTTGTACAGGCGATCATTCTTTGCACATTTGTTTTTCCATATGGCGTCGATTTCATCCTCAATGTGTTTAGATGTCTTGCGAGCGAAGTTTTCAGATTCAAACTTTGCGCCGAGATACGACCGAGAGATGGCAGCACTCACACTCGCCCACGTTGGCACAAGAATATCGACGTTGCCAAAACTTGCCCGTGTCAACATCGCGGtgcatttattcattgttttcacTCAATGAATCAGTTGTCTCTATAAATGTATGCGACTTTAATACCAGTCACAATTCCATAACTGTCTGCCACACTCGTATTTACAAGAACTTGGGAGAATATCACTGGACTTACAAACGGTGGAGCTAATATTGGAAGCGAGTGGAGTGCACAGGAACACTTTGGTATCACTAGCTCACCCACGGTCACCTTGACAGTGTAGTTGTATTGTCACGTTCACGACGCGGTCAgatctaatgtgtgtgtgtgtgtgtgtgtgtgtgtgtgtgtgtgtgtgtgtgtgtatatatatatatatatatatatatatatatatatatatatatatatatatatatatatatatatatatatatatatataaaaactttCCGCTGATTTTCCATGCAAATTCGTCTATTACTATCTTTCTATAACGGCGCGTTATACTAGCTacaatgaatataatgaaaatcagTCAATGAGTATCGAAGGTCTAGACTCCAGACAACAGACAGAAAACTCGGCTCCCAGGCAACACCCGTCTGGATGCTACGTCCCAAGGTTACGGCGTAAAACTTTCTTCGAGCGTTGAGAGGAGTAGATTGTCTTGGAATAGAATGCAAGAAGTTATCGTGCATTCCAAGTGGAtaaatataatatttcttctatgAGAAAGACAGattgaaaagatgagaaagggttTTTCAAACAAAAGGTACATGATTAGCGTGACATACGACATACACTGTCATTATGAAACACCTTACTGGTGATTTCCAGTTGTTTCTACGCAATATCATAACAGACACAAAAAAGTGCGAACTGCAACACACTGTTGAGTAACGTGATAAGAGGAGGTATGGCAGATCCTGTAGTGCACGTGAGGCTCTGGTACCAGCACAGCTGCACCTACTTATCAATTGAAAAGTCGTGGATGTCGTTGTTACCATGAGGTGATAATATTTGTTCATTCCTTCCATAGCACTGTCCCTGACGGACGGTAAAGAAG contains:
- the LOC123504451 gene encoding uridine diphosphate glucose pyrophosphatase NUDT22-like, with product MNKCTAMLTRASFGNVDILVPTWASVSAAISRSYLGAKFESENFARKTSKHIEDEIDAIWKNKCAKNDRLYNASKFRLAGCEMTQRNLVLRLGLTCYKDLCGTNLSENFPLLQAKGANDFSNKQAYMSDVLGVGLIAVTSDACLVVTRRAQWTGEYPGALDRPGGHPEPNNIFLPDGSLKPDYCHFKPEEAVLQEVWGSARQEAVDELGISEANIGEVSLMGVALNTEAGDRPSLEFFAKLDVSSEHVTETYRLGVQAEAEESCSVHLLRPQTLALLPRLLQPHSFIEGAAGSTDDKDEPEEDIHIQEARWLLQEATPALKGALLLALNTRLLPLSL